The Blautia luti nucleotide sequence CAGAATAAGAACTCTCTGGATGCTTAATAATTATTATACGGTCCATTCATCACTTTCCGCAAGTAAGAAAAAAGAAATAATCAATATATAAGGTTTGTCACAACATCCACAAACTTTAACTATTGTCCTTAAAATACAAATTATCTTTCTAGAAAATAACACAAAAAGGATGCACTACGGTAACTTCTCCATTACCTTGGCACATCCTTCGTATTATTATTTTTTGCGCTTCTTTTTTTACAAAAAAGGTAGAACACTCTCTTAATTTCGAGAGTATCCTACCCTGTTTCATTTTTATTTGGCAAGCTTATCGATCCATGCAAACAATTCTTCCAGATCATAATCTCCGCTATGCGGTAATCCCCACGGCAATGAAAAATCCACTTCATAACCTTTGTTCTTTAACATTGTTGCCAATATTACAGGAATCGCAATCGAAGTATCTCTGTCAAAAGCTCCATGACGGATTCTCCAGTTTTTTGTCGTATCACATTCTCCGATGAATTTTGTCGGATTCAAAAGTTTTATAATCTGTTCGTCCGCTTTTACTCCACCTACTTTGGAATGTTTTTCAGCAAATTCTGTAAAATGTCTTGCCATTACTTCATCATCACCAAATTCTTCGTTTTCCGGGCTTTCTAATGAAAGTGCATCAAAAGCCGGAGTTGGTTTCATTCGTGTGATTTTCTTTACATATGCATCTGTATCAATCTTTTTCACCTGATTTCCTTCAAATATAATGTATTCCTGTTCATCTATATCGCTTCCCGGAACAGCTAGATCTGACAATCTTACGCTGGTATCATGTGTTTCTTTTTCTTTTTTAGCAGATGCAGATACAAAGCTCATGACATAGTCTTTAAAATTTGTGATGATTTTTTCTACGTCTCCTGGTACTGTTTTTGCGTTATGTCTCATATAGCGGATTGCCGCTTTCATATCTACAATTAATGCCGGCGCACGTCCACTTCGTTTCTCCTGATTTTCTGTGTTTTCTTTTCCTGTTCCACCTACAAAAAATTCTTTGGAATGCATACCTGTATTGCGGCCTCTGATTCCTGCACACATTACAACATATCCATGTAATAAAGCTTCAAATGCAGAATTTGGTTTGTGATTAAATCGATCAATTCCCACTTCCATTGCCGGACCTTCCATATAGCCACCTACCGTATTCGGTGCAAAAATCGGCGCTGTATTTAATGAATATCCATTTATTGTTTTCCCACTATAATACTCTTCCGATACATAGATGTTCAATGTCTGAATTTTACTTGCAGGATTTGCACAATAAACAATATGTTCAAATGCCCTATATGTAATGCTCCGGTTTCCCAGCTCACATGTTTTTATTTCATATTTTTC carries:
- a CDS encoding alpha/beta hydrolase, producing the protein MYDLTFDPEKYEIKTCELGNRSITYRAFEHIVYCANPASKIQTLNIYVSEEYYSGKTINGYSLNTAPIFAPNTVGGYMEGPAMEVGIDRFNHKPNSAFEALLHGYVVMCAGIRGRNTGMHSKEFFVGGTGKENTENQEKRSGRAPALIVDMKAAIRYMRHNAKTVPGDVEKIITNFKDYVMSFVSASAKKEKETHDTSVRLSDLAVPGSDIDEQEYIIFEGNQVKKIDTDAYVKKITRMKPTPAFDALSLESPENEEFGDDEVMARHFTEFAEKHSKVGGVKADEQIIKLLNPTKFIGECDTTKNWRIRHGAFDRDTSIAIPVILATMLKNKGYEVDFSLPWGLPHSGDYDLEELFAWIDKLAK